One genomic segment of Diceros bicornis minor isolate mBicDic1 chromosome 13, mDicBic1.mat.cur, whole genome shotgun sequence includes these proteins:
- the ZNF593 gene encoding zinc finger protein 593, with protein sequence MGRSRRTGAHRAHSLARQMKAKRRRPDLDEIHRELRPQVSARPRPDPGAEPDPDLPGGGLHRCLACARYFIDSTTLKTHFRSKDHKKRLKQLSVEPYSQEEAERAAGMGSYVPPQRLAVPTEVSTEVPEMDTST encoded by the exons ATGGGTCGCTCCCGCCGGACGGGCGCGCACCGAGCGCACTCCCTGGCCCGCCAGATGAAGGCGAAGCGGCGGCGGCCGGACCTGGATGAGATTCACCGCGAGCTGCGGCCCCAGGTTTCCGCACGGCCCCGGCCAGACCCCGGCGCCGAACCCGACCCCGACCTGCCAGGGGGCGGCCTGCATCGCTGTCTGGCCTGCGC GAGGTACTTCATCGATTCCACCACCCTGAAGACCCACTTCCGATCCAAAGACCACAAGAAAAG GCTAAAGCAGCTGAGCGTGGAGCCCTACAGTCAGGAAGAGGCCGAGAGGGCAGCGGGTATGGGCTCCTATGTGCCCCCCCAGCGGCTGGCAGTACCCACAGAAGTGTCCACAGAGGTCCCTGAGATGGACACATCTACCTGA
- the ZNF593OS gene encoding putative transmembrane protein ZNF593OS: protein MRFRRLTPGYFRVLQMQVAGKLKAEPRSPVAGVVATLLAVLGLGGSCYAVWKMVGQQRPPQAP, encoded by the exons ATGCGATTTCGACGCTTGACCCCTGGCTACTTCCGGGTGCTACAG ATGCAGGTAGCCGGGAAGCTAAAGGCAGAGCCCCGGAGTCCAGTGGCTGGGGTTGTGGCTACACTGCTGGCTGTCCTCGGGCTGGGCGGCTCCTGCTATGCCGTCTGGAAGATGGTGGGGCAGCAGCGGCCGCCACAGGCCCCATGA
- the CNKSR1 gene encoding connector enhancer of kinase suppressor of ras 1 isoform X1, with amino-acid sequence MEPVASWTPGKVAAWLRGLDDSLQDYCFEDWELPGKYLLQLCPRSLEALTVRPLGHQELILEGVEQLQALSSGLQTENLQSLTERLLEGTHAFQSLVQGHLGGCAEAPADVLSAAVDLVHEARTLLFWLSRYLFSHLNDFSACQEIGELCGELGQALQEDCPAAEKESRVLRICSHVVGICHNILSYSPRELLEQRAVLERVQLDDPLGLEIHTTTNCLHFVSRVGTQVPTDSQLQILPGDEIVQINEQVVVGWSHKNVVRELLQKSAGVSLVLKKVPVPETPPQTPPQALGSPQLRIPSLALAPLSPRAPSEDVFAFHLTSNPSPGPSPPSTGSFKAPPGDSSSLDPEPLPIPPTPPVTLPAGVTETQEPPEDPDKSPVPGRKKSKGVATRLSRRRVSCRELGQPDCDGWLLLRKVAGGFMGPRWRRCWFVLKGHTLYWYRQPQDEKAEGLINVSNYSLESGQDQKKKYVFQLTHDVYKPFVFAADTLGDLSMWVRHLITCISKYQSPGRAPLPREEVGSPTAAVTPDCYSETEAEDPDDEIGSRSASPSLAHACSSLHGDTSPAATPTQGSPRTSFGSPIDNSEGALEGMVRGLRQGGLSLLGRPQPFTHEQWRSSFMRRNRDPQLNERVHRVRALQSTLKAKLQELQALEEVLGDPELTAEKFRQWKEQNQELYSEGLGAWGVLTAEGSSPVQTSDSREQSSPTLPSDPEEHSHVCPLTPESNLQPPDL; translated from the exons ATGGAGCCTGTAGCGAGCTGGACCCCAGGGAAGGTGGCAGCTTGGCTGAGAG GCCTCGATGATTCCCTGCAGGACTATTGCTTTGAGGACTGGGAGCTGCCTGGCAAGTACCTGCTCCAGCTCTGTCCCCGCAGCCTTGAGGCCCTGACTGTGCGGCCTCTAGGCCACCAGGAGCTCATCCTGGAAGGGGTGGAGCAGCTCCAGGCCCTG agctctggGCTACAGACAGAGAACCTGCAGAGcctgacagagaggctcctggagGGGACCCATGCCTTCCAGAGCTTAGTCCAAGGCCATCTGGGGGGCTGTGCCGAGGCCCCTGCCGATGTCCTCAGTGCAGCTGTGGACCTGGTGCATGAGGCCCGTACTCTCCTCTTCTGGCTCAGCAG GTACCTCTTCTCCCACTTAAATGACTTCTCGGCCTGCCAGGAGATTGGGGAGTTGTGCGGGGAGCTGGGCCAAGCCTTGCAGGAG GACTGTCCAGCCGCTGAGAAGGAGAGCAGAGTCCTGAGGATT tgcaGCCACGTGGTTGGAATCTGCCACAACATCCTGAGCTACAGCCCCAGGGAGCTGCTGGAGCAGAGGGCGGTGCTAGAGCGCGTGCAGCTGGATGATCCTTTG GGCCTGGAAATCCACACCACCACCAACTGCCTGCACTTCGTGTCCCGAGTGGGCACCCAG GTCCCCACTGACTCCCAGCTGCAGATCCTGCCTGGAGACGAGATTGTCCAGATCAATGAGCAGGTGGTG GTGGGCTGGTCCCATAAGAACGTGGTGAGGGAGCTGTTGCAGAAGTCAGCCGGGGTCAGCTTAGTGCTGAAGAAGGTCCCAGTGCCGGAGACCCCCCCACAG ACCCCGCCTCAGGCCCTGGGCTCCCCACAGCTGAGGATCCCATCGCTGGCTCTGGCCCCACTGTCTCCCAG agccccatcTGAAGACGTCTTTGCCTTCCACCTGACCTCAAACCCAAGTCCTGGACCCAGCCCTCCCTCGACAGGCAGTTTCAAAGCCCCACCAGGTG ACTCTTCCTCCCTTGACCCTGAGCCCCTGCCCATCCCCCCTACACCCCCAGTCACACTCCCAGCAGGGGTCACAGAGACTCAGGAGCCCCCAGAAGACCCTGACAAG AGTCCTGTCCCTGGTCGGAAGAAATCGAAAG GTGTGGCCACGCGGCTGAGCCGCCGGCGGGTGTCATGCCGGGAGCTGGGCCAGCCGGACTGCGATGGCTGGCTCCTGCTGCGCAAGGTGGCTGGTGGCTTCATGGGCCCGCGCTGGCGCCGCTGCTGGTTTGTGCTCAAGGGACACACGCTGTACTGGTACCGCCAGCCCCAG gatgagaaggctgaggGCCTCATCAACGTCTCCAACTACAGTCTGGAAAGTGGACAGGATCAGAAGAAGAAATA CGTGTTCCAGCTTACCCATGACGTGTACAAACCCTTTGTCTTCGCTGCTGATACCCTGGGTGATCTGAGCAT GTGGGTGCGCCATCTCATTACCTGCATTTCCAAGTACCAGTCTCCAGGCCGGGCCCCCCTACCCCGAGAGGAAG TGGGTTCCCCAACTGCTGCTGTCACCCCAGACTGCTACAGTGAGACAGAAGCAGAAGACCCTGACGACGAGATTGGGTCCCGCTCAGCCTCG cccagccTGGCCCATGCTTGCAGTTCACTGCATGGAGACACATCACCTGCAGCCACCCCCACGCAGGGCAGCCCCCGGACCTCCTTCGGCTCTCCAATAG acaACAGTGAAGGGGCACTGGAAGGAATGGTGCGGGGGCTGAGGCAGGGTGGCTTGTCCCTTCTTGGCCGGCCACAGCCCTTCACTCATGAACAATGGCGGAGCTCTTTCATGCGGCGCAACCGAGACCCCCAGCTCAATGAGCGAGTGCACCGGGTGCGGGCGCTACAGAGCACACTCAAG GCAAAGCTGCAGGAGCTGCAGGCCCTGGAGGAAGTGCTAGGTGACCCCGAGCTGACTGCGGAGAAGTTCCGACAGTGGAAAGAGCAGAACCAGGAGCTCTACTCAGAAGGCCTGGGGGCCTGGGGAGTGTTGACAGCTGAGGGGAGCTCCCCAGTCCAGACCTCTGACTCCAGAGAACAGTCTTCCCCCACTCTGCCCTCTGACCCTGAGGAGCACTCCCATGTCTGCCCCCTGACTCCAGAGAGCAACCTCCAACCTCCTGACCTCTGA
- the CNKSR1 gene encoding connector enhancer of kinase suppressor of ras 1 isoform X2, producing MEPVASWTPGKVAAWLRGLDDSLQDYCFEDWELPGKYLLQLCPRSLEALTVRPLGHQELILEGVEQLQALSSGLQTENLQSLTERLLEGTHAFQSLVQGHLGGCAEAPADVLSAAVDLVHEARTLLFWLSRYLFSHLNDFSACQEIGELCGELGQALQEDCPAAEKESRVLRICSHVVGICHNILSYSPRELLEQRAVLERVQLDDPLGLEIHTTTNCLHFVSRVGTQVPTDSQLQILPGDEIVQINEQVVVGWSHKNVVRELLQKSAGVSLVLKKVPVPETPPQTPPQALGSPQLRIPSLALAPLSPRAPSEDVFAFHLTSNPSPGPSPPSTGSFKAPPGDSSSLDPEPLPIPPTPPVTLPAGVTETQEPPEDPDKSPVPGRKKSKGVATRLSRRRVSCRELGQPDCDGWLLLRKVAGGFMGPRWRRCWFVLKGHTLYWYRQPQDEKAEGLINVSNYSLESGQDQKKKYVFQLTHDVYKPFVFAADTLGDLSMWVRHLITCISKYQSPGRAPLPREEDCYSETEAEDPDDEIGSRSASPSLAHACSSLHGDTSPAATPTQGSPRTSFGSPIDNSEGALEGMVRGLRQGGLSLLGRPQPFTHEQWRSSFMRRNRDPQLNERVHRVRALQSTLKAKLQELQALEEVLGDPELTAEKFRQWKEQNQELYSEGLGAWGVLTAEGSSPVQTSDSREQSSPTLPSDPEEHSHVCPLTPESNLQPPDL from the exons ATGGAGCCTGTAGCGAGCTGGACCCCAGGGAAGGTGGCAGCTTGGCTGAGAG GCCTCGATGATTCCCTGCAGGACTATTGCTTTGAGGACTGGGAGCTGCCTGGCAAGTACCTGCTCCAGCTCTGTCCCCGCAGCCTTGAGGCCCTGACTGTGCGGCCTCTAGGCCACCAGGAGCTCATCCTGGAAGGGGTGGAGCAGCTCCAGGCCCTG agctctggGCTACAGACAGAGAACCTGCAGAGcctgacagagaggctcctggagGGGACCCATGCCTTCCAGAGCTTAGTCCAAGGCCATCTGGGGGGCTGTGCCGAGGCCCCTGCCGATGTCCTCAGTGCAGCTGTGGACCTGGTGCATGAGGCCCGTACTCTCCTCTTCTGGCTCAGCAG GTACCTCTTCTCCCACTTAAATGACTTCTCGGCCTGCCAGGAGATTGGGGAGTTGTGCGGGGAGCTGGGCCAAGCCTTGCAGGAG GACTGTCCAGCCGCTGAGAAGGAGAGCAGAGTCCTGAGGATT tgcaGCCACGTGGTTGGAATCTGCCACAACATCCTGAGCTACAGCCCCAGGGAGCTGCTGGAGCAGAGGGCGGTGCTAGAGCGCGTGCAGCTGGATGATCCTTTG GGCCTGGAAATCCACACCACCACCAACTGCCTGCACTTCGTGTCCCGAGTGGGCACCCAG GTCCCCACTGACTCCCAGCTGCAGATCCTGCCTGGAGACGAGATTGTCCAGATCAATGAGCAGGTGGTG GTGGGCTGGTCCCATAAGAACGTGGTGAGGGAGCTGTTGCAGAAGTCAGCCGGGGTCAGCTTAGTGCTGAAGAAGGTCCCAGTGCCGGAGACCCCCCCACAG ACCCCGCCTCAGGCCCTGGGCTCCCCACAGCTGAGGATCCCATCGCTGGCTCTGGCCCCACTGTCTCCCAG agccccatcTGAAGACGTCTTTGCCTTCCACCTGACCTCAAACCCAAGTCCTGGACCCAGCCCTCCCTCGACAGGCAGTTTCAAAGCCCCACCAGGTG ACTCTTCCTCCCTTGACCCTGAGCCCCTGCCCATCCCCCCTACACCCCCAGTCACACTCCCAGCAGGGGTCACAGAGACTCAGGAGCCCCCAGAAGACCCTGACAAG AGTCCTGTCCCTGGTCGGAAGAAATCGAAAG GTGTGGCCACGCGGCTGAGCCGCCGGCGGGTGTCATGCCGGGAGCTGGGCCAGCCGGACTGCGATGGCTGGCTCCTGCTGCGCAAGGTGGCTGGTGGCTTCATGGGCCCGCGCTGGCGCCGCTGCTGGTTTGTGCTCAAGGGACACACGCTGTACTGGTACCGCCAGCCCCAG gatgagaaggctgaggGCCTCATCAACGTCTCCAACTACAGTCTGGAAAGTGGACAGGATCAGAAGAAGAAATA CGTGTTCCAGCTTACCCATGACGTGTACAAACCCTTTGTCTTCGCTGCTGATACCCTGGGTGATCTGAGCAT GTGGGTGCGCCATCTCATTACCTGCATTTCCAAGTACCAGTCTCCAGGCCGGGCCCCCCTACCCCGAGAGGAAG ACTGCTACAGTGAGACAGAAGCAGAAGACCCTGACGACGAGATTGGGTCCCGCTCAGCCTCG cccagccTGGCCCATGCTTGCAGTTCACTGCATGGAGACACATCACCTGCAGCCACCCCCACGCAGGGCAGCCCCCGGACCTCCTTCGGCTCTCCAATAG acaACAGTGAAGGGGCACTGGAAGGAATGGTGCGGGGGCTGAGGCAGGGTGGCTTGTCCCTTCTTGGCCGGCCACAGCCCTTCACTCATGAACAATGGCGGAGCTCTTTCATGCGGCGCAACCGAGACCCCCAGCTCAATGAGCGAGTGCACCGGGTGCGGGCGCTACAGAGCACACTCAAG GCAAAGCTGCAGGAGCTGCAGGCCCTGGAGGAAGTGCTAGGTGACCCCGAGCTGACTGCGGAGAAGTTCCGACAGTGGAAAGAGCAGAACCAGGAGCTCTACTCAGAAGGCCTGGGGGCCTGGGGAGTGTTGACAGCTGAGGGGAGCTCCCCAGTCCAGACCTCTGACTCCAGAGAACAGTCTTCCCCCACTCTGCCCTCTGACCCTGAGGAGCACTCCCATGTCTGCCCCCTGACTCCAGAGAGCAACCTCCAACCTCCTGACCTCTGA